From Peptoanaerobacter stomatis, one genomic window encodes:
- a CDS encoding LapA family protein, with amino-acid sequence MQIKFFTSLIFAFLMGIFAIQNPQDIQVNFLFFKFHISASVLIVATIIIGYIICLGFGVFKEIKYKKIIKSKNKNISKLKKEISIINGSTYGQKVYAKNNVAYENITKLLSIKPLDSDEDEIAEKPDAPKEKNQSKINPKIQETAQLDNILSGFDDLESDDFSLNKKNTKNETPWYMKKAEKKIDKDNNRPQKCIDLKAEYSKYIQEHDFSKKQNNDTIIKKEKKPISPVKIKNKKFKKISSKHIKKINPEKTFLKLVFNDENLQKAVDEVSKKNDSVSLKLYKPDSIKRENITNTISDISSQTKLYKQNTSPENTLSRNLVQEKFNRKSDIIQDGDIQETEQYNGIPISVLKNKINSLFASSDFRANYKDNI; translated from the coding sequence ATGCAAATTAAATTTTTTACATCGCTCATATTTGCATTTTTAATGGGAATATTTGCAATCCAAAACCCTCAAGATATTCAAGTAAACTTTTTATTTTTCAAATTCCATATATCTGCCTCCGTTCTCATAGTTGCAACTATAATAATAGGATATATAATATGTTTAGGTTTTGGCGTTTTTAAAGAAATAAAATACAAAAAAATAATAAAATCAAAAAATAAAAATATTTCCAAATTAAAAAAAGAGATATCCATTATAAACGGTTCGACTTATGGACAAAAAGTATATGCTAAAAATAACGTAGCTTACGAAAATATCACAAAACTGTTGTCTATCAAACCGCTTGACAGCGATGAGGATGAGATAGCAGAAAAACCTGATGCTCCAAAAGAAAAAAATCAAAGCAAAATAAACCCTAAAATACAAGAAACTGCACAATTAGACAATATATTAAGCGGTTTTGACGATTTAGAAAGTGACGATTTTTCTTTGAACAAAAAAAACACAAAAAACGAAACACCCTGGTATATGAAAAAAGCGGAAAAAAAAATTGACAAAGACAACAATCGTCCACAAAAATGTATAGACTTAAAAGCCGAATATTCTAAATATATACAGGAGCATGATTTCTCCAAAAAACAAAATAATGATACAATAATCAAAAAAGAGAAAAAGCCAATATCCCCTGTAAAAATAAAAAACAAAAAATTCAAAAAAATATCTTCAAAACACATAAAAAAAATAAATCCTGAAAAAACTTTTTTAAAACTTGTTTTTAATGACGAAAATTTACAAAAAGCAGTAGATGAAGTATCAAAAAAAAATGACAGTGTATCTCTCAAGCTGTACAAACCAGACTCTATCAAAAGAGAAAATATCACCAATACGATAAGCGATATATCATCTCAAACTAAATTATACAAACAAAACACATCACCTGAAAACACACTGTCCAGAAATCTCGTACAAGAAAAATTCAACAGAAAATCAGACATTATACAAGATGGAGATATACAAGAAACTGAGCAATACAACGGAATTCCTATATCCGTACTTAAAAATAAGATAAACTCCTTATTTGCAAGCTCCGATTTTAGAGCAAACTATAAAGACAATATATAA